One stretch of Salmo trutta unplaced genomic scaffold, fSalTru1.1, whole genome shotgun sequence DNA includes these proteins:
- the LOC115183264 gene encoding uncharacterized protein LOC115183264 isoform X1, with protein sequence MASTSRIQTTTRKDNSEIRMLNEELKKRTNEKELTVNVEISGEGKITTMELLRGIKEVCGAILGCRMKDGNKYEITMSHVNGKERLIDGLKIKNCQIMAKELGNDELVVSFLNLPAYITDEEIEEKLKGWNVKATTPIKRRMWPGMDIVDGTRFCKVKFTDNVQSLPYSTKFNTVEGFEYFRVIHDNQVKVCRLCIQPGHILKECPEFTCHKCSEQGHYARECRNIGNVCKMCDRPKVRCSCNKGEDHLLLQTMDLTSEEGEGSVPMEREDESDMESVTPETMADKLEEPVMSYGKARDGVLVSAADKVEQQHMMGEIHTQVEMVQGASQVPEPALSLCENYTKEWVGSTEVTGTVKAHFSKGFTAAPPKNPNKETDDEIDGEDLQLFVKNKRSLSKTREMMGFGKKKKKKKGEQACSAVGTCRLIDLNFHSVRSSPSAPLSSL encoded by the exons ATGGCTTCGACATCAAGAATACAAACGACGACGAGAAAGGACAACAGTGAAATCAGAATGTTAAACGAAGAACTGAAAAAAAGAACAAATGAGAAGGAACTGACGGTGAACGTGGAAATAAGTGGAGAAGGGAAAATAACAACGATGGAATTGCTGAGAGGAATAAAGGAAGTTTGCGGAGCAATACTGGGATGTCGAATGAAAGACGGAAATAAGTATGAAATAACAATGTCTCATGTAAATGGAAAAGAAAGACTAATAGACGGGCTAAAGATAAAGAACTGTCAAATCATGGCTAAAGAATTAGGGAACGATGAGCTGGTGGTGTCCTTTTTGAATTTGCCCGCATACATTACGGATGAGGAGATAGAAGAGAAACTAAAAGGCTGGAATGTGAAGGCGACCACGCCAATCAAGAGGAGGATGTGGCCAGGAATGGACATTGTAGATGGGACGAGATTTTGCAAGGTAAAGTTTACAGACAATGTGCAATCCTTGCCATATTCTACTAAATTTAACACTGTCGAGGGATTTGAATATTTTCGTGTAATCCACGACAATCAAGTGAAGGTATGTAGATTATGTATTCAGCCGGGGCACATACTAAAGGAGTGTCCGGAATTCACATGCCACAAATGTAGTGAACAAGGGCATTATGCCAGAGAATGTCGGAACATAGGAAATGTGTGCAAAATGTGTGACAGACCCAAAGTTAGATGTAGCTGTAACAAGGGAGAAGATCACTTACTTTTGCAAACAATGGACCTCACGtctgaggaaggggaggggagtgtgccgatggagagagaggatgagagtgacATGGAGAGTGTGACTCCAGAGACAATGGCAGATAAGCTTGAAGAGCCTGTAATGTCTTATGGCAAAGCACGAGACGGGGTTTTAGTCTCTGCTGCTGACAAGGTGGAACAGCAGCACATGATgggtgaaatacatacacaggtggaGATGGTGCAAGGTGCTTCtcaggtgcctgagccagctttaAGCCTGTGTGAGAATTACACCAAAGAGTGGGTTGGGTCCACTGAAGTCACGGGTACTGTTAAAGCGCACTTTTCAAAAGGCTTCACAGCCGCTCCCCCCAAAAATCCAAATAAAGAGACGGATGATGAAATAGATGGTGAGGATCTTCAGTTGTTTGTAAAAAATAAGAGGTCATTGTCGAAAACCAGGGAGATGATGGGATTTGGAAAAAAGAAAAA AAAAA AAAAAGGGGAACAGGCTTGCTCGGCGGTAGGTACTTGTCGTCTCATTGATCTGAACTTTCACTCGGTCCGTAgctcaccatctgctccgttatcatcTCTCTAA
- the LOC115183264 gene encoding uncharacterized protein LOC115183264 isoform X2, with the protein MASTSRIQTTTRKDNSEIRMLNEELKKRTNEKELTVNVEISGEGKITTMELLRGIKEVCGAILGCRMKDGNKYEITMSHVNGKERLIDGLKIKNCQIMAKELGNDELVVSFLNLPAYITDEEIEEKLKGWNVKATTPIKRRMWPGMDIVDGTRFCKVKFTDNVQSLPYSTKFNTVEGFEYFRVIHDNQVKVCRLCIQPGHILKECPEFTCHKCSEQGHYARECRNIGNVCKMCDRPKVRCSCNKGEDHLLLQTMDLTSEEGEGSVPMEREDESDMESVTPETMADKLEEPVMSYGKARDGVLVSAADKVEQQHMMGEIHTQVEMVQGASQVPEPALSLCENYTKEWVGSTEVTGTVKAHFSKGFTAAPPKNPNKETDDEIDGEDLQLFVKNKRSLSKTREMMGFGKKKKKKRGTGLLGGRYLSSH; encoded by the exons ATGGCTTCGACATCAAGAATACAAACGACGACGAGAAAGGACAACAGTGAAATCAGAATGTTAAACGAAGAACTGAAAAAAAGAACAAATGAGAAGGAACTGACGGTGAACGTGGAAATAAGTGGAGAAGGGAAAATAACAACGATGGAATTGCTGAGAGGAATAAAGGAAGTTTGCGGAGCAATACTGGGATGTCGAATGAAAGACGGAAATAAGTATGAAATAACAATGTCTCATGTAAATGGAAAAGAAAGACTAATAGACGGGCTAAAGATAAAGAACTGTCAAATCATGGCTAAAGAATTAGGGAACGATGAGCTGGTGGTGTCCTTTTTGAATTTGCCCGCATACATTACGGATGAGGAGATAGAAGAGAAACTAAAAGGCTGGAATGTGAAGGCGACCACGCCAATCAAGAGGAGGATGTGGCCAGGAATGGACATTGTAGATGGGACGAGATTTTGCAAGGTAAAGTTTACAGACAATGTGCAATCCTTGCCATATTCTACTAAATTTAACACTGTCGAGGGATTTGAATATTTTCGTGTAATCCACGACAATCAAGTGAAGGTATGTAGATTATGTATTCAGCCGGGGCACATACTAAAGGAGTGTCCGGAATTCACATGCCACAAATGTAGTGAACAAGGGCATTATGCCAGAGAATGTCGGAACATAGGAAATGTGTGCAAAATGTGTGACAGACCCAAAGTTAGATGTAGCTGTAACAAGGGAGAAGATCACTTACTTTTGCAAACAATGGACCTCACGtctgaggaaggggaggggagtgtgccgatggagagagaggatgagagtgacATGGAGAGTGTGACTCCAGAGACAATGGCAGATAAGCTTGAAGAGCCTGTAATGTCTTATGGCAAAGCACGAGACGGGGTTTTAGTCTCTGCTGCTGACAAGGTGGAACAGCAGCACATGATgggtgaaatacatacacaggtggaGATGGTGCAAGGTGCTTCtcaggtgcctgagccagctttaAGCCTGTGTGAGAATTACACCAAAGAGTGGGTTGGGTCCACTGAAGTCACGGGTACTGTTAAAGCGCACTTTTCAAAAGGCTTCACAGCCGCTCCCCCCAAAAATCCAAATAAAGAGACGGATGATGAAATAGATGGTGAGGATCTTCAGTTGTTTGTAAAAAATAAGAGGTCATTGTCGAAAACCAGGGAGATGATGGGATTTGGAAAAAAGAAAAA AAA AAAAAGGGGAACAGGCTTGCTCGGCGGTAGGTACTTGTCGTCTCATTGA
- the LOC115183264 gene encoding uncharacterized protein LOC115183264 isoform X3 produces MASTSRIQTTTRKDNSEIRMLNEELKKRTNEKELTVNVEISGEGKITTMELLRGIKEVCGAILGCRMKDGNKYEITMSHVNGKERLIDGLKIKNCQIMAKELGNDELVVSFLNLPAYITDEEIEEKLKGWNVKATTPIKRRMWPGMDIVDGTRFCKVKFTDNVQSLPYSTKFNTVEGFEYFRVIHDNQVKVCRLCIQPGHILKECPEFTCHKCSEQGHYARECRNIGNVCKMCDRPKVRCSCNKGEDHLLLQTMDLTSEEGEGSVPMEREDESDMESVTPETMADKLEEPVMSYGKARDGVLVSAADKVEQQHMMGEIHTQVEMVQGASQVPEPALSLCENYTKEWVGSTEVTGTVKAHFSKGFTAAPPKNPNKETDDEIDGEDLQLFVKNKRSLSKTREMMGFGKKKKKKKGNRLARR; encoded by the exons ATGGCTTCGACATCAAGAATACAAACGACGACGAGAAAGGACAACAGTGAAATCAGAATGTTAAACGAAGAACTGAAAAAAAGAACAAATGAGAAGGAACTGACGGTGAACGTGGAAATAAGTGGAGAAGGGAAAATAACAACGATGGAATTGCTGAGAGGAATAAAGGAAGTTTGCGGAGCAATACTGGGATGTCGAATGAAAGACGGAAATAAGTATGAAATAACAATGTCTCATGTAAATGGAAAAGAAAGACTAATAGACGGGCTAAAGATAAAGAACTGTCAAATCATGGCTAAAGAATTAGGGAACGATGAGCTGGTGGTGTCCTTTTTGAATTTGCCCGCATACATTACGGATGAGGAGATAGAAGAGAAACTAAAAGGCTGGAATGTGAAGGCGACCACGCCAATCAAGAGGAGGATGTGGCCAGGAATGGACATTGTAGATGGGACGAGATTTTGCAAGGTAAAGTTTACAGACAATGTGCAATCCTTGCCATATTCTACTAAATTTAACACTGTCGAGGGATTTGAATATTTTCGTGTAATCCACGACAATCAAGTGAAGGTATGTAGATTATGTATTCAGCCGGGGCACATACTAAAGGAGTGTCCGGAATTCACATGCCACAAATGTAGTGAACAAGGGCATTATGCCAGAGAATGTCGGAACATAGGAAATGTGTGCAAAATGTGTGACAGACCCAAAGTTAGATGTAGCTGTAACAAGGGAGAAGATCACTTACTTTTGCAAACAATGGACCTCACGtctgaggaaggggaggggagtgtgccgatggagagagaggatgagagtgacATGGAGAGTGTGACTCCAGAGACAATGGCAGATAAGCTTGAAGAGCCTGTAATGTCTTATGGCAAAGCACGAGACGGGGTTTTAGTCTCTGCTGCTGACAAGGTGGAACAGCAGCACATGATgggtgaaatacatacacaggtggaGATGGTGCAAGGTGCTTCtcaggtgcctgagccagctttaAGCCTGTGTGAGAATTACACCAAAGAGTGGGTTGGGTCCACTGAAGTCACGGGTACTGTTAAAGCGCACTTTTCAAAAGGCTTCACAGCCGCTCCCCCCAAAAATCCAAATAAAGAGACGGATGATGAAATAGATGGTGAGGATCTTCAGTTGTTTGTAAAAAATAAGAGGTCATTGTCGAAAACCAGGGAGATGATGGGATTTGGAAAAAAGAAAAA aaaa AAAAAGGGGAACAGGCTTGCTCGGCGGTAG